The Natronolimnobius baerhuensis DNA segment TCGGGGCTGATGTTCATGGCCGTCGGCGTGATCTACAACGCCACCCACACCCGGATGGTCACCGATATGTCCGGGATGGCAGACCGCATGCCGGTCGCCGTCGGCATCCTCATCGCCGGCGCCTTCGGTTACATGGGACTGCCGCTGATGAGCGGGTTCGCCGCCGAGTACTTCATCTTCTTCGGCGCGTTCGGCTCGGACCTGCTCACCTACGCGCCGATCTTTACGGCACTGGCGATGTTCGGCATCGTCATCGTCGCTGGCTACCTGCTGTTTGCACTCCAGCGCGCCGTCTTCGGCCCGTATCACCTAGAAACCGACTACGAAGTCAGTCGCGCCCCACTGCACGATGTCGCCCCGATGTTCGTCTTGCTCGGGCTCATCATCGCCCTGGGTGTCGCGCCTGATCTGATCTTCGAGATGATTACCGACGCAGTCGATCCGCTCCTCGAGAGCGCAACCGGAGGTGAACTGTAATGGCGGTGTTCGACCTGCCCGCGTGGGCCGGCCTCGCACCGGCACTGATCCTCGCAGGGACGGCGATATTCCTGTTCCTCCTCGACAGTCTCTCGCGGCGGTCGATGAGCCGCGAGATACTCGCGGGAACGGCGACCGCCGGCGCGCTCGCGTCGCTCGGCGTTGCCGTCTGGTTTACCGTCGCCGGCGTCGGCGCGCCCGGCATGGAGAACGGACACGGCGTTATCACGCTGTTCGACGGCGGGAACGCCTTCGTCGGCGACGGCCTGTTCGTCGTCGACCAGCTCGCGCTGTTCTTCATGATCATCGTCGCGGTCGTCACCGCGCTGGTGGCCGTCGCGAGCTACGACTACATGGACGGCCACGCTCACCAGGCAGAGTACTACTCACTGCTGGTGCTTGCGGCGACCGGGATGTCGCTGATGGCGGCCGCCAACAGCCTCGTGACGATCTTCATCGCACTCGAGTTGGCGAGCCTGCCGTCGTACGCGCTCGTCTCGATTCTGAAGGACAATCGCGGCAGCGTCGAAGGTGGTTTGAAGTACTTCCTGATCGGCGCGGTGTCCTCGGCGATTTTCCTCTACGGAATTTCGCTGGTCTACGGCGCAACCGGCGTCATGCAACTCGACTTGATTGCCGACGAACTCGCCGGCGGCGACGTTGATCCGTACGGCGGCCTGCTGGGACTTGGTATCCTGATGCTGATCGGTGGCTTCGCGTTCAAGACCGCGAGCGTTCCGTTCCACTTCTGGGCACCCGAGGCCTACGAGGGCGCGCCGGCACCGATTTCGGCGTTCCTCTCCTCGGCCTCGAAGGCAGCCGGCTTCGTGATCGCGTTCCGCGTGTTCACGACCGCGTTCCCACTCGAGATCACGGGTGACGTCATCGGTGTCGACTGGACGCTCGCCTTTATCGTGCTCGCGATTGTGACGATGACAGTCGGGAACTTCGCTGCGGCAACCCAGCAAAACGTCAAGCGGATGCTCGCGTACTCCTCGATTGGCCACGCCGGCTACGCCCTGATCGGCCTCGCCGGACTGACGGCCGACGGGGGCGAACTCGTCATGGGTGCGGCAATGATGCACCTGCTGGTCTATGGCTTCATGAACACCGGTGCATTCCTGTTCGTCGCCCTCGCGGAGTACTGGGGCGTCGGGCGCACGTTCGAGGACTACAACGGCCTCGCACGACAGGCACCACTCGCCTGTGTGGCACTGGCCGTGTTCATGTTCAGTCTGGCCGGAATCCCGCCGTTTGGCGGCTTCTGGAGCAAGTACTTCCTCTTTACCGGCGCACTCGAGGCAGGATTGCTCGTCGTCGCCGCCGCACTGGTGGTCAACAGCGCACTCTCGCTGTACTACTACTCGCGGCTGGTCAAGGCGGTCTGGATCGAAGACCCAGTCGTCGACCGTGATTCGCTGGGACAGCCAACGGGGCTGTACGCCGCCATCATCTTCGCGGCCGTCATGACGGTCTTGTTGTTGCCCGGCTTCGGACCGGTCGTTGACGTCGCAATCGACGCGGCTGCAGCGATCATCTGATCGCCAGTCGCCTGTTGTTCGTTCGCACTGCTGATTTTGTGTCTCTGCGTTCGCACCTGAGCCATCGCATCGAGAAAGCGCAACCCGGTAGTTTTTACCCGACGGCGTTGCAAGCGGCGGTACATGGTTTTCCGGCTCGTACTCGGGTGCGGGACTGTCGGTCGCCAGGTCGTCGAACGGCTCGAGGCCGCAGCAGACAGTGATGATCGGCTGCTGGTCATTACGACCGACGAGAGCGTCGTTGAGGCGCTTCGCGATGAGAGTATTCCCGCACGGTCTGGTGATCCCACCGCGAGCGACGTCCTCGACGCACTCGAGTCGCCGGATGTGCTCTTCGTCGGCGGTGATCGAACCGACACGAATCGGGTGATCCTCGAGCGTGCCCGCGCGACGTTCCCGGGGGCGTCTATCGTCGCCTACGCGGGTGGCAATTCAGCGAGTCACGACCGGCGGGCGTTCGACGAGTATGCTGATGCAGTCGTCGATGCTGAGGGTGCACTCGTCGAACAGGTACTGGCCGAAACGGCGAGTCCACAGGCCAACACCGCCATCGGACTTCGCTATCATCTGCGCACAATTGACGGCCCGCTCGCGGTCGTCATGCACGACAATCCGGATCCTGATGCGATTGCGAGTGCCGTTGCACTCGTAGATATTGCCGAATCCATGGGTCTCGAGGCCGAGGCCTGTTACTTCGGGGAAATTTCCCATCAGGAGAACCGGGCGATGGTCAACTTGCTCGACCTCTCCCTTCGTAACCTGTCCCCGGCGGACTCACTCGAGGCGTATGGCTCGTTTGCATTGATTGACCACTCGCGGCCGGGGATCAACGACGGGTTGCCGACCGACCTCGAGGTGGATGTCGTCATTGACCACCACCCGCCGAGAGGGCCGGTTCCGGGGACGTTCGTCGAACTCCGCGAGCAAGTCGGGGCAACGAGTACGATTTTGACGGAGTACCTCGAGCAGTTCGATCTACCGTTCGACCGGGCGACAGCGACGGCCCTGTTGTACGGCATTCGGATCGATACGAGCGATTTCACGCGGGAAGTCGCCCCGGCGGATTTCCGTGCGGCATCGGTGCTGTGGCCCTATGCGGATACATCGTTGCTCGATCAGATCGAACAGCCGACAATCGAAGGCGACACACTCGAGACGATTGCGCGAGCAATCAAGAACCGCGAACAGCGAGGGGCGGTTGCTGTCGCAAGCGTTGGGCAACTCAGTAGCCGGGATGCTCTTCCACAGGCGGCAGACCAGTTACTCGCGATGGACGGCGTCGATACGACGCTCGTCTTTGGCTTTCGCGACGAGATGGCGTTTTGCTCGGCGCGCTCGCGGGCGACCGATATCGACCTCGGCGAGACGCTTCGCGATGCGTTCGACCGAATCGGAAGCGCAGGCGGCCACGCCGATATGGCCGGCGCACAACTCGAGATTGGCATTCTCGCCAGTGCTGATGACGAGGACGAGGTTGAATCGATTGTCAGCGTCGTCGAGGAAGTCATCACGAACCGCTTTTTCGAGGCAATCCGGACGCACCCGGGCACGCCGGTTGGGACCTATAGCCAGACCAGCGAGTGGTTGTTCACGCTCGAGGACTGATCGTACCAACTGAAACGATTTCCACACTGATCGTAACCGATCCTGCGATCAGGTGTGCAGTGACTTTCAACAGCGACTATCGGTTGCTCAATTTCATCTCTTTGATCACGACAGAAAGTGTCTAAGCACGGTACTTATCCGGGCAGAAGGCTTCAACGTGTATATGTGTGAACGGGACGGGGCTTCTGAACGGTCCTTCTGGGGAGAGACGGACGATATCGAGGCCCGCAAGCACTATCGCAGCCTCATCAATACGATTGACGACGGCATGTATCGACTCGACGCTGAGAATTGCCTCGTCTCGGTCAACGACACCCTCCTCGAGACAACCGGGTACACACGTACGGAACTGCTCGGAGAGCACGTATCCGTGCTTTTCGGAGACAACAGTGCGACGATCAGCCAGGAAATCGACCGTCTGCGAGCGACCGCCGCCGCCGACAGCACGGTCCTTGAGGTCACCATCGAGACCGCCGAGGGGGAACGGATTCGTTGTGACGTTCGGGTGAACGTACTCGAGACGGGTGAGACCACACAGGAAACAGTCGGACTCGTTCGCGAAGTTGATGACCGCGAACAGGCGAAAACGGACGCCACTGAAGCGACCTTTCGTCGACTGTTCGAGAACGTGCCCGGCAACTATCTCATCGTCCAACCTGACGACTACGAAATCGTCGCCGTAAGCGATGCGTATCTGGACGCGACGATGACCGAGCGAGCGGAGATGATAGGGAAGACCCTGTTCGAAATCTTCCCGAACAACCCCGACGATCCGGCCGAGGGTACTGGAAACCTGCGCGAGTCTCTCGATAGGGTCGCAGAGACTGGGGAAGCGGACACCATGTCGGTGACGCACTATCCGATCCCTGACCGCGAGTCCGGAAGCAACGAGTTCGAGGAGCGGTGGTGGACTCCGATCAATTCGCCGGTGTTTGATACGACTGGTGAACTCGATTATATCGTACACAGCGTTGAGGACATCACTCCAATCGTCCAAGAGCTCCAGGCGGAGGGCGAGCAGGAACTGCTACAGGATCCAGACACGGCGGATTCGCGGCTCGCATCTGACATCGTACTGCGTGGCCAGGAGTTGCTCCAAGAGGCAAAGCAAGAGGCGTACGAACAACTGCGCCAGAGCGAAGAACGCTTTCGCGCACTGGTTACCACCACGTCTGACGTGGTATTCAGTACGAACGCGGATTGGAGCGAGATGCACAGTTTGGAGGGGTCGGATTTCCTCGCTGACACCGACGAGCAAGAGCCGTCATGGGTTGAACAGTACGTTCCACCCGAAGACCAGCCACAGGTTCAAGATGTCATTGACGAAGCCATTCGCACGAAACGCAGCCTCGAGCTAGAACACCGAGTCGTTCGTGAAGACGGCACCGTCGCCTGGATCGTCTTGCGTGCCACACCGCTCGTGGATTCCGATGGCGAACTCACTGGATGGTTGGGTGCGGCGAACGACGTCACCGAGCGGGTCGAACGCGAGCGCTATCTCGAGGATGCCAAAGAGCGACTGGAGGCGGCGGCCGAAGCCGGCGCTGTTGGAACCTGGGAGTGGCATATTCCCGATGATCGAATGGTCACGAGTGCGTCGTTCGCCACGAAGTTCGGAATCGATCCCGACGCGGCTGCCGAGGGAGTCTCACTGGAGGAGTTCATCTCGGCTATCCACGATGAGGACCGCGAGCGAGTCAGACAGCAGATCGAGGACGCCATCGACTCTGGCGAGGAGTACGAAGCAGAGTACCGGGTGTGGGACGCTGACGGCGAACTTCGGTGGGTCGTCGCGCGCGGTCACGTCGAATGTGACGACGACGGAAATCCAGTCACGTTCCCCGGTGCACTGGCTGATATCACCGAGCGCAAGCGCTTCGAGCGACAACTTGCAGAATCCAACAAGCGCCTCGAACAGTTCGCCTACGCCGCCTCACATGACTTACAAGAGCCGTTGCGGATGGTGACGAGCTATCTCAAGTTGATCGAGCGCCGCTACGCGGACGAGTTTGACGAGGACGGCGAGGAATTCCTCGAGTTTGCCATCGACGGTGCCGACCGGATGCGCAACATGATCGAAGGACTGCTCGTGTATTCGCGGGTCGAAACGCATGGTGATCCCTTCGAGCCGGTCGATCTGGACGCCGTTCTCGCGGATGTTCGCCGGGACCTCGAGATGAAAATCGACGAGAGCGATGCCACAATCACGGCCGAGTCGCTCCCTCGTGTTGAAGGCGATCCAGGGCAGTTGCGTCAGGTATTCCAGAACCTGCTGTCGAACGCAATCGAGTACAGCGACGACGGCCAGCCACGGGTAGCGATTTCGGGTGTGCAGAACGGATCCGAGGTACTCGTCTCGGTCTCCGACAATGGAATCGGCATCGACCCAGATAACAGAGACCGTGTCTTCGAACTATTCCAGAGCCTACACGCCCAAGACGAACACTCGGGGACGGGGATCGGCCTCGCGCTCTGTAAGCGCATTGTCGAGCGTCACGGCGGTCGAGCGAGCGAAGCGAACTCGAGCTCGGCAGGCTCGCGAAGCGAGTCTGTCGGCGGCGATATCTGGGTCGAGTCCGAACCGGGCGAGGGGTCGACGTTCTCGTTTACGCTCCCCGCTGCACGCGATGACACTCCGTGAATTCACTCGATAGTCGCCACTAACTGTCTGTGGCTCCGATACCAGTACTTTTGCGCCCGGGCCTGTTAGGGTGTGTATGGAAGAGGTCGTATCAGATGGGCGAAAACCACGAGTAGAAGAGTACATGACGCGCGACGTGGTGACGGTCTCGCCCGATGCGACCGTCGGCGACGTCGCGGCCAGAATCGCCGAGAGTGACAAACACAGCGGCTTTCCAGTCTGTGAGCGCCGCCGCGTCGAGGGCTTTGTCAGCGCCCGCGATCTCCTGTTAGCCGACGACAACGACCCGATTTTCAGGGTGATGACGACCGATTTACTCGTTGCCCATCCCGAGATGAAAGTGACCGAAGCAGCACGTGTTATTCTCCGGTCTGGCATCCAGAAACTCCCTGTCGTCGACGACGCGGGCAACCTCGTCGGCATCATCTCGAACGCCGACGTGATCCGCAGCCAGATCGAACGCGCCACGCCCGAAAAGGTGGGCAAACTCATGCGCACGCTCGAGCAGATTCACGATATTTCACTCGAGCAGTCCCGTCGGACGGTGCCACTGCCTGAACTGACGCCGACACAGGGGCGCGTCTACGCCGACGAACTCGAAGGGAGACAGTACGAACTCGAGCGTGGACTGGCCGAACCGCTCGTCGTCATCGACAACGCTGGCTCGTTGCTGTTGGCAGATGGCCACCATCGCGTCCTCGCAGCGGATCGCCTCAAAATCGACGAGATGGACGCCTACGTGATCGTCATCGACTCGCCGGTCGACCTTGGAATGGCCAGAACGGCGAAAAAGGAAGGTCTCGAGTCGATTGCAGATATCGACGTTGTCGATTACGCACGGCATCCGCTCGTCCAGACGACGAAGCGACTGCAATCACCGGAGTAATCTCGAGACCGCCACGACTGGCAGTCTGGCGGTGCGTATCCAGCATCCGAGAGTGCTGGCTGTACAGTTATCCGTCGCGATGAAGTAGCCGGTTCGATGACTGAAACTGGCGCTGGACCATCTGCGGAGTCGAAACGCGTCCTTCTCGCGGGCGCAAGCGGCCGAACGGGCATCGAACTCCTCTCTGTCTTGCGACCGACCGACCTGACTGTCCGCGGGACCACCCGCTCGTATGCGACCGTCGAAACCCTCGAGCGCCACGGCGCAGACGAGGTGGTCGTCGCTGACTTTTTCGAACCGCGCGATGCCGTGACTGCTGTCGAGGACTGCGATATCGTCTACTGTACAGTTGGGACGCCGCCAAGCTATCGACACGTTACCGGCAGCAAACTGGTCGACCGAACCGGTGTCATCAACCTCGTGACGGCTGCGCTGGCATCCGACGTCTCGCATTTCGTCTTCGAGAGCGCAATCGGCGTCGGCAGCTCGAAACGCGGCCTTTCGCTTCCGGCCCGCCTCCTCATCCGGGGCTCACTGCGAGCGAAACAGGATGCTGAGAGCGCGCTCCGGCGATCCGGCCTGTCGTATACAATCGTCCGGCCGGGCACACTCACCGACGCACCCCCGCGGGGCGACCTCGTCGTCGGCGAGGGCGGCGACTCCGTCGCCGGATCGATCCCACGGGCCGACGTCGCACGGATCATGGCCGCTGCGCCGTTTACCCCCGCCGCACACAATCGCACACTCGAGGCCGTCAGCCGTGCTGGCCTCTCGGAAACGCCGCGCAACCTCGCCGATATCGACTGGGCATTCGACAAAGTCGACGTCGACCTCGAGCACCCACGCACCTAACTCGACATCCCCGTCCGAAAATCGCCGTACTCGAGGCGATTCCAATTTCTCGGGGGAACGTTTATCCCGATAATGGTCGATAATTTCAGTTGTTATGAGTGACGACCCCGACAGTGACGCCGACGGAGAACTCGAGGCACGACTCGAGGAACAGGACGCGTTCGATCCGCCCGAGTCGTTCGTCGAACAGGCGAACGTCAGGGACGAGGAAATCTACGAGACGTTCGAAGAGGAGTGGCCCGAGTGCTGGGAACAGGCAGCCGACCTGCTGTCGTGGGACAGTGAGTATGACACCGTCCTCGAGGATGACGACGAGCCGTTCTACGAGTGGTTTACGGGCGGAGAGTTGAATGCGTCCGCGAACTGTTTGGATCGTCACGTCGAGGATGGCGCGAAAAATCGTGCGGCGATCCAGTGGGAGGGTGAACTGGGCGAGACGCGCACGTACACCTACGGCGAGTTACTGAACGAAGTCGAAGCCTTCGCAGCAAGTCTTCGGGACCTTGGCGTCGAAGAAGACGACGTTGTGACGCTGTACATGCCGATGATCCCCGAGTTGCCGATTGCGATGCTCGCGTGTGCGCGAATTGGCGCGCCACACAGCGTCGTCTTTGCGGGCTTCTCCGCGGATGCACTCGCGACGCGGATGAACGCCGCCGAGAGTGAGTATCTCGTTACCTGCGACGGCTACTATCGCCGCGGCGATGCCCTGAACCACAAAGAAAAGGCAGACAAGGGTCTGCGTGGGGTCGACCACGACGTGACGAGCGTTGTCGTCGACCGGCTTGGCGACGAACTCACGCACTTCCTCGGCAGTAACGCCCACGACTACGGCGACCTCGTCGAGGAGCACGCGGGCGCATCTGTTGAGCCAGTCTCTCGTGACGCAGAAGACATGCTGTTCCTGATGTACACGTCGGGGACGACAGGCGAGCCGAAAGGCGTCAAACACACCACGGGCGGGTACCTCTCCTATGCGGCCTGGACGAGCCACGCTGTTCTCGACATCAAACCCGAAGACACCTACTGGTGTGCGGCCGATATCGGCTGGATCACTGGCCATTCCTACATCGTCTACGGGCCGCTCGCGCTGGGAACAACGACGATGATGTACGAGGGCACGCCGGATTACCCCGAGCGCGACCGTCTCTGGGAGATCATCGAGCGCAATCGCGTCGATATCTTCTACACCGCTCCAACCGCAATCCGCTCGTTCATGAAGTGGGGCGAGCAGTTCCCCGCCGAACACGACCTGTCCTCGCTGCGCCTCCTTGGCACCGTCGGCGAGCCAATCAATCCGCGCGCATGGAAGTGGTACTACACGCACATCGGCAACGAGGAGTGCCCCATCGTCGACACCTGGTGGCAGACCGAAACCGGCGGCATGATGATCACGACGCTGCCGGCGCTCACCACGATGAAACCCGGCACTGCAGGGCCGCCGCTACCGGGCATCGACGCACAGGTCGTCGACGCAGCAGGCCAGGAAGTCGAGGCCGGCAAAGCGGGCTACGTCACAGTCAATAAGCCGTGGCCGGGCATGCTCCGAACGCTGTACAACAATGACGACCGATTCCTCGAGGAGTACTGGCAGGAGTACTCCGACCCCGATAGCGACGAGTGGGTCTACTTCCCCGAAGACGGTGCGAAGATCGACGACGACGGCTACATTACGATCTTGGGCCGCGTCGACGACGTGATCAACGTCTCCGGGCACCGCCTCGGAACCATGGAGATCGAATCGGCCGTCGTCGGCGTCTCCGGCGTCGCCGAAGCCGCCGTCGTCGGCGGCGACCACGACGTCAAAGGCGAAGCCGTCTACACCTACGTCATCTTAGAGGACGGCCAAGAGGCAACCGAGTCCATGCGCGAGCGAATCGTCGAATCAGTCGAAGACGGCATCGGCCCGATTGCTCGCCCCGAGAGCGTGGTCTTCACGCCCGAACTACCCAAAACCCGCTCGGGTAAGATTATGCGCCGCCTCCTCGAGGATATCGCAAGCGGCAACGATCTGGGCGACACGTCGACGCTTCGCAATCCCGAGGTCGTCGACGAAATCGCAGGCCACGTCGACGACGAGTAACCTCGCGTCTTGGGCTTACTCGAGTTCGAACTCGTCCGAACGCTCGAGCATTGAGACGGTATAAAAGACGAGCGCGAGCGTGACAAGAAAGGTCGCGCTGACGACCGCGCCATAGAGCGCGAACGACCCTGGTGAGATCGCGACCGGCATCGCGAGAATCGTTGTTTCCTCGAGGCCGGTCCACGCCTGCACCGCGTAGCCAGCGCCCGCACTCAGTGCAGTGACGGCGATGATTGCAGCGAGACCGTACCCAAGCAGTCGACGCTGGTCGCTCGAGGTGGGATCGGAGTCGGTCGTTGTGGACGTTCCGGGAGTCATTGGACTGTCTCAGACGTCGCGGTCGATCACGAACTCGGTAAACTCCCGAAGTTTGCGATCCGTCTCGTCATCAAGTGGAAGGGTATCGAGTTCTGCACACGCAGTCGCGGCGATATCGAGGGCGCGCTCGCGGGCGTACTCGACGCTGTCAGTCTCCTCGAGAATCGCCAGTGCCTCGAGAATGTCGTCCTCGGTGTTGGTGTCGGCCGACAGGATGTCCCGAAGCCGGTCTGCAGTTTCAGGGTTGCTTTCGGACAGCGCGTGGATGACCAGCAGCGTCTTTTTGCCCTCGCGAACGTCGTTGCCGAACTCCTTGCCGAAGTCGCCGGCGCGGCCAAGTGAGTTTTCGACGTCTAAGATGTCGTCGCCGATCTGGAACGCGACGGCGGTCAGTTCGGCGTAGGTGGCCAGTGCCTGCTCGACATCGGCAGGCTGATCCGTCAGGATAGCTGCGAGTCGGGCGACGATCCGGCCGAGACAGCCGGTTTTGCACGCACACATCTCGAGGTACTGGTCGGTCGTAATGTCGACCTCGTGTTCGTTGTGCCAGTAGATGTCCATCCCCTGGCCGAGGTGGGTGCGGTTGAGTTCGTCCATGAGCATCTCGTAGGCGGCGAGGCGTTGCTCGGCGGGGAGGTCGGCTTGCGTCTGGGTGAGCAACTTGAGCGGCAGGAAGTACATCGCGTTGCCGGCGTTTAAGGCAACGTCCTGATCGTAGATGTGATGCAATGCTGGTTCGCCCCGGCGTTTGGTCGCCTCGTCTTCGACGTCGTCGACGATGATCGTTCCGTTGTGCAAAACCTCGGGGATACAGGCGTAGTGCAGGTACTCTTCGGGATCTTCGCCGAAGCCCTCGACGAAGACCAAAAAGAGCACGGCACGCCAGCGTTTCCCGCCCCGGTCGAGCAGTTCCCAGAGCGGGTCAGAAAGCGCCCGCTGTATCCCTGCTGAGTCGTACTCGTACGTTGGCTCGCCGAAGAACGTCTCGAGGTGTTCGTCGTCGATCTCCCGTGGGACGAGGTCTGCAATCGCCTCGTCGACGGCCGGCCGCCATTCGGCAAGCGTCTCCCGCATACATCCTCCGAGAGCGACCGGGGTAAAAAAGATTCAGTTTGTCGTGTCGATTCTTGCCTGCCATGTTCGGCGAGTCGCCAGTGCGCATCGGCGCACAACCGTATGCTTTTGAGCGGGCCGTGTGAAAGACCGGCTATGGATGCCGCGTGGAGTGGGCGCGACGAGTTCGCCGTCGGTGTCGTCGATTGCGACGCACCCGAGAGCGACCACGCCAGCGCGGTTGCAACCCTCGTTTCCGGTACCGACTGTCCGCAGGGACTCGAGTGTATCCGTGGGAACCTCGAGACCCTGCAGGATGCCGACCTCGACCTGCTGATCGCCGAGGGCGAGGGCGCGCTGTCGGCGGTTGCACGTTCTCCGCTTTCCCGCCCCGTCCTGCCAGTTGGCGACGTCTCCGGCATCGAAACCGTCGCTCGCGAGTACGTCCCCGCCGTGCTTCCAGTCGTTTTTGACGGTGGCGCACGCGAAGTCACTCACCCCGTGCTTTCGGCTGAAATCGTTGACGGAGATGGGACCGCTCTCGGAATCGAACAGGCACTGTTCGACGTGACGCTCGTGACTGATGAACCCGCACGCATCTCGGAGTTCGCTGTCCGAAGCCGGGGCGATACCGTCGCCTCATTTCGCGCCGACGGCGTCGTCGTCTCGACACCTGCCGGCAGCCACGGCTACGCCAGCACACTCGAGGCTCCACAGCTGTCTGCGGCTATCGACGCCGTCGCTGTG contains these protein-coding regions:
- a CDS encoding NADH-quinone oxidoreductase subunit N; the protein is MAVFDLPAWAGLAPALILAGTAIFLFLLDSLSRRSMSREILAGTATAGALASLGVAVWFTVAGVGAPGMENGHGVITLFDGGNAFVGDGLFVVDQLALFFMIIVAVVTALVAVASYDYMDGHAHQAEYYSLLVLAATGMSLMAAANSLVTIFIALELASLPSYALVSILKDNRGSVEGGLKYFLIGAVSSAIFLYGISLVYGATGVMQLDLIADELAGGDVDPYGGLLGLGILMLIGGFAFKTASVPFHFWAPEAYEGAPAPISAFLSSASKAAGFVIAFRVFTTAFPLEITGDVIGVDWTLAFIVLAIVTMTVGNFAAATQQNVKRMLAYSSIGHAGYALIGLAGLTADGGELVMGAAMMHLLVYGFMNTGAFLFVALAEYWGVGRTFEDYNGLARQAPLACVALAVFMFSLAGIPPFGGFWSKYFLFTGALEAGLLVVAAALVVNSALSLYYYSRLVKAVWIEDPVVDRDSLGQPTGLYAAIIFAAVMTVLLLPGFGPVVDVAIDAAAAII
- a CDS encoding DHH family phosphoesterase, whose amino-acid sequence is MVFRLVLGCGTVGRQVVERLEAAADSDDRLLVITTDESVVEALRDESIPARSGDPTASDVLDALESPDVLFVGGDRTDTNRVILERARATFPGASIVAYAGGNSASHDRRAFDEYADAVVDAEGALVEQVLAETASPQANTAIGLRYHLRTIDGPLAVVMHDNPDPDAIASAVALVDIAESMGLEAEACYFGEISHQENRAMVNLLDLSLRNLSPADSLEAYGSFALIDHSRPGINDGLPTDLEVDVVIDHHPPRGPVPGTFVELREQVGATSTILTEYLEQFDLPFDRATATALLYGIRIDTSDFTREVAPADFRAASVLWPYADTSLLDQIEQPTIEGDTLETIARAIKNREQRGAVAVASVGQLSSRDALPQAADQLLAMDGVDTTLVFGFRDEMAFCSARSRATDIDLGETLRDAFDRIGSAGGHADMAGAQLEIGILASADDEDEVESIVSVVEEVITNRFFEAIRTHPGTPVGTYSQTSEWLFTLED
- a CDS encoding PAS domain S-box protein, with amino-acid sequence MCERDGASERSFWGETDDIEARKHYRSLINTIDDGMYRLDAENCLVSVNDTLLETTGYTRTELLGEHVSVLFGDNSATISQEIDRLRATAAADSTVLEVTIETAEGERIRCDVRVNVLETGETTQETVGLVREVDDREQAKTDATEATFRRLFENVPGNYLIVQPDDYEIVAVSDAYLDATMTERAEMIGKTLFEIFPNNPDDPAEGTGNLRESLDRVAETGEADTMSVTHYPIPDRESGSNEFEERWWTPINSPVFDTTGELDYIVHSVEDITPIVQELQAEGEQELLQDPDTADSRLASDIVLRGQELLQEAKQEAYEQLRQSEERFRALVTTTSDVVFSTNADWSEMHSLEGSDFLADTDEQEPSWVEQYVPPEDQPQVQDVIDEAIRTKRSLELEHRVVREDGTVAWIVLRATPLVDSDGELTGWLGAANDVTERVERERYLEDAKERLEAAAEAGAVGTWEWHIPDDRMVTSASFATKFGIDPDAAAEGVSLEEFISAIHDEDRERVRQQIEDAIDSGEEYEAEYRVWDADGELRWVVARGHVECDDDGNPVTFPGALADITERKRFERQLAESNKRLEQFAYAASHDLQEPLRMVTSYLKLIERRYADEFDEDGEEFLEFAIDGADRMRNMIEGLLVYSRVETHGDPFEPVDLDAVLADVRRDLEMKIDESDATITAESLPRVEGDPGQLRQVFQNLLSNAIEYSDDGQPRVAISGVQNGSEVLVSVSDNGIGIDPDNRDRVFELFQSLHAQDEHSGTGIGLALCKRIVERHGGRASEANSSSAGSRSESVGGDIWVESEPGEGSTFSFTLPAARDDTP
- a CDS encoding CBS pair associated ParBc domain-containing protein; protein product: MEEVVSDGRKPRVEEYMTRDVVTVSPDATVGDVAARIAESDKHSGFPVCERRRVEGFVSARDLLLADDNDPIFRVMTTDLLVAHPEMKVTEAARVILRSGIQKLPVVDDAGNLVGIISNADVIRSQIERATPEKVGKLMRTLEQIHDISLEQSRRTVPLPELTPTQGRVYADELEGRQYELERGLAEPLVVIDNAGSLLLADGHHRVLAADRLKIDEMDAYVIVIDSPVDLGMARTAKKEGLESIADIDVVDYARHPLVQTTKRLQSPE
- a CDS encoding NAD(P)-binding oxidoreductase; this encodes MTETGAGPSAESKRVLLAGASGRTGIELLSVLRPTDLTVRGTTRSYATVETLERHGADEVVVADFFEPRDAVTAVEDCDIVYCTVGTPPSYRHVTGSKLVDRTGVINLVTAALASDVSHFVFESAIGVGSSKRGLSLPARLLIRGSLRAKQDAESALRRSGLSYTIVRPGTLTDAPPRGDLVVGEGGDSVAGSIPRADVARIMAAAPFTPAAHNRTLEAVSRAGLSETPRNLADIDWAFDKVDVDLEHPRT
- the acs gene encoding acetate--CoA ligase, whose translation is MSDDPDSDADGELEARLEEQDAFDPPESFVEQANVRDEEIYETFEEEWPECWEQAADLLSWDSEYDTVLEDDDEPFYEWFTGGELNASANCLDRHVEDGAKNRAAIQWEGELGETRTYTYGELLNEVEAFAASLRDLGVEEDDVVTLYMPMIPELPIAMLACARIGAPHSVVFAGFSADALATRMNAAESEYLVTCDGYYRRGDALNHKEKADKGLRGVDHDVTSVVVDRLGDELTHFLGSNAHDYGDLVEEHAGASVEPVSRDAEDMLFLMYTSGTTGEPKGVKHTTGGYLSYAAWTSHAVLDIKPEDTYWCAADIGWITGHSYIVYGPLALGTTTMMYEGTPDYPERDRLWEIIERNRVDIFYTAPTAIRSFMKWGEQFPAEHDLSSLRLLGTVGEPINPRAWKWYYTHIGNEECPIVDTWWQTETGGMMITTLPALTTMKPGTAGPPLPGIDAQVVDAAGQEVEAGKAGYVTVNKPWPGMLRTLYNNDDRFLEEYWQEYSDPDSDEWVYFPEDGAKIDDDGYITILGRVDDVINVSGHRLGTMEIESAVVGVSGVAEAAVVGGDHDVKGEAVYTYVILEDGQEATESMRERIVESVEDGIGPIARPESVVFTPELPKTRSGKIMRRLLEDIASGNDLGDTSTLRNPEVVDEIAGHVDDE
- a CDS encoding polyprenyl synthetase family protein, whose amino-acid sequence is MRETLAEWRPAVDEAIADLVPREIDDEHLETFFGEPTYEYDSAGIQRALSDPLWELLDRGGKRWRAVLFLVFVEGFGEDPEEYLHYACIPEVLHNGTIIVDDVEDEATKRRGEPALHHIYDQDVALNAGNAMYFLPLKLLTQTQADLPAEQRLAAYEMLMDELNRTHLGQGMDIYWHNEHEVDITTDQYLEMCACKTGCLGRIVARLAAILTDQPADVEQALATYAELTAVAFQIGDDILDVENSLGRAGDFGKEFGNDVREGKKTLLVIHALSESNPETADRLRDILSADTNTEDDILEALAILEETDSVEYARERALDIAATACAELDTLPLDDETDRKLREFTEFVIDRDV